A genomic region of uncultured Roseibium sp. contains the following coding sequences:
- a CDS encoding universal stress protein: MFEKILVPVDPAEPGFAKDALSKAGQLARDYGAKIHLMAVCPEVQSFVASQLPEGWQKRATSETAVILDKIGADLNLPDGTVDSVVRMGSVYHEVIDEAQQSGCDLVLMSSHKPGLSTYFIGSNAAHIVRHAPCSVMVLRG; this comes from the coding sequence TCGACCCCGCAGAACCGGGTTTTGCAAAAGACGCGCTCTCGAAGGCGGGCCAATTGGCGCGCGACTACGGAGCCAAGATCCACCTGATGGCTGTGTGCCCGGAGGTTCAGAGTTTTGTTGCCAGCCAGTTGCCGGAGGGCTGGCAGAAGCGCGCGACAAGCGAAACGGCGGTGATCCTGGACAAGATCGGTGCGGATCTCAATCTACCGGACGGAACCGTCGACAGCGTCGTGCGCATGGGCAGCGTCTATCACGAGGTGATCGACGAAGCACAACAGTCCGGCTGCGACCTGGTTCTCATGAGTTCGCACAAGCCGGGTCTGAGCACCTACTTCATCGGATCGAACGCGGCCCATATCGTGCGCCACGCACCGTGTTCCGTCATGGTTCTGCGCGGCTGA